The Primulina huaijiensis isolate GDHJ02 chromosome 12, ASM1229523v2, whole genome shotgun sequence genome has a window encoding:
- the LOC140989192 gene encoding protein VASCULATURE COMPLEXITY AND CONNECTIVITY — protein MEKKVLIICCVVGLLGLLCAATGFAAEAKRIKSSDVSSSSATECIYPRSPALGLGLTAAVSLMIAQIIINVATGCICCRKGPHQSNSNWTLALVCFVVSWFTFVIAFLLLLTGAALNEQHSEENLYFGNYYCYVVKPGVFAGAAVLSLASIFLGIIYYITLTSGKNRTGPWGVSAPPSQGGIAMGQPQFPPPQHNAQGPVFVHEDTYTRRQFA, from the exons atggaaaagaaaGTCTTGATAATATGCTGTGTTGTAGGGCTTTTGGGCTTGCTGTGTGCTGCTACGGGCTTTGCTGCGGAGGCCAAGAGGATTAAG AGTTCTGATGTTAGTTCTTCCTCTGCCACTGAATGCATTTATCCAAGAAGTCCTGCTCTTGGCCTTGGATTAACCGCAGCTGTTTCTCTCATGATCGCGCAAATTATAATCAATGTTGCTACTGGATGCATTTGTTGTAGAAAAGGGCCAcatcaatcaaactctaatTGGACTTTAGCACTTGTTTGCTTCGTTGTCTCCTG GTTTACGTTTGTAATAGCATTCCTTCTGTTGCTAACGGGCGCAGCACTCAATGAGCAACACAGTGAAGAGAACTTGTACTTTGGCAACTACTACTGTTATGTTGTCAAACCAGGTGTTTTTGCTGGAGCTGCCGTCTTATCCCTTGCCAGCATCTTTCTTGGGATCATCTATTACATTACCTTAACTTCCGGAAAAAACAGAACTGGTCCATGGGGTGTGTCTGCTCCGCCTAGTCAAGGTGGCATTGCCATGGGACAACCACAGTTTCCTCCGCCCCAACATAATGCTCAAGGTCCTGTTTTCGTGCATGAAGATACTTACACAAGGCGTCAGTTCGCTTGA
- the LOC140989214 gene encoding uncharacterized protein isoform X1, translated as MDSQSLTRRQLQSLCKRNSIPANMTNIAMADALKSLDFVEGIEEISQPKESESAQSSIESPAKLEVTSPYVPPTGGRTTRRRTIAKEEPQTLQPMTRTRGTARKTQAKNKEESRADATETPTVVAQSSRRRVPVASACRKMESQFKECAEEDEKKGVPLTPVALEVTGRRRGLKKESEVRRVYSTRRSARLAEKNVEISREVKNEKPEILRSDLFMKEEGEGYNMEMNVKEVSDGVHEVSEITGIEVETSSEKNFRRVDVTEVSSGQKQDISDENDESHVEDKLSQNSETDYPNLEMDQCIDAGDEQLNVHCEAGSKLDGEIADETEPSNGSELDGEIADETEPSNGGNVAMTLNESNDHVEDGHEFADDVKRDEVGKENEMNPTNEVGNGVKQAGEEKPVGNIIAAEEEVSESVVANINWQLNCSETGTVDSTLHLNAEFLEMESNPIKGTECGVQKSSSREAQPLGKILCDEVENLQTEASEKAVDDAPSSDAVENVPASIKNSPIKHLGGSESAATVHSPMLQNADFLKEIKTSGIKAEPGSSIPPRFTEIDSSFTIQLNSLTTTKKSASKASATVKNIADVSDNKENIASCGSKVLTKESVKIAKDIAEKVDKNKDLSELSMRKLTKMLKEKLQITNKSSKDENGNKAITRPALQALPENRMGNKTESS; from the exons ATGGATTCTCAGAGTCTTACGAGGAGGCAGTTGCAATCTCTGTGCAAGAGGAATAGCATTCCAGCTAACATGACGAATATTGCTATGGCTGACGCTCTCAAATCTCTTGATTTT GTTGAAGGGATTGAGGAGATCTCACAACCCAAGGAATCCGAATCAGCACAATCATCAATTGAATCCCCTGCAAAATTAGAGGTAACATCTCCATATGTTCCTCCGACTGGTGGTAGGACTACACGCCGGAGAACTATTGCAAAAGAAGAGCCCCAAACTTTGCAACCAATGACTAGGACACGGGGCACAGCTAGAAAAACCCAGGCCAAAAACAAGGAGGAATCAAGAGCTGATGCAACCGAAACTCCAACAGTGGTGGCCCAATCTTCGAGAAGGAGGGTTCCAGTTGCGTCAGCTTGCAGGAAAATGGAGTCCCAGTTTAAGGAATGCGCAGAAGAGGACGAAAAAAAGGGTGTTCCGTTGACTCCAGTAGCATTGGAAGTTACTGGTCGGAGAAGGGGATTGAAGAAGGAGAGTGAGGTTAGGCGAGTTTATAGCACTCGTCGATCAGCAAGGTTGGCAGAGAAGAATGTGGAGATATCGCGTGAGGTGAAGAATGAAAAGCCCGAGATTTTGAGGAGTGATTTGTTTATGAAAGAAGAAGGTGAAGGTTATAATATGGAGATGAACGTGAAAGAGGTCTCAGATGGTGTGCATGAAGTATCAGAAATTACtg GAATCGAAGTAGAAACATCCTCGGAGAAGAATTTTAGGAGAGTGGATGTTACAGAAGTTTCTTCAGGTCAAAAACAAGATATATCAGATGAGAATGATGAAAGCCATGTGGAAGATAAACTGAGCCAGAACTCCGAAACTGACTATCCTAACCTGGAGATGGATCAGTGTATTGATGCAGGAGATGAACAACTAAACGTCCATTGTGAGGCAGGTTCAAAGCTGGATGGGGAGATAGCAGATGAAACAGAACCTTCTAATGGTTCAGAGCTGGATGGGGAGATAGCCGATGAAACAGAACCTTCTAACGGTGGAAATGTCGCAATGACACTGAATGAGAGCAATGACCATGTTGAAGATGGCCATG AATTTGCAGATGATGTGAAGCGAGATGAGgtaggaaaagaaaatgaaatgaaCCCGACTAATGAAGTGGGTAATGGAGTGAAACAAGCCGGTGAAGAAAAGCCGGTGGGAAACATAAtagctgctgaggaggaggtaTCGGAGAGTGTGGTTGCCAACATAAACTGGCAGCTTAACTGCTCGGAGACAGGAACGGTTGATTCTACTCTTCATCTGAATGCTGAATTTCTTGAAATGGAGTCGAACCCAATTAAAGGCACTGAATGTGGAGTTCAAAAATCATCCAGTAGAGAAGCACAGCCACTTGGAAAAATTTTATGTGATGAAGTTGAAAATCTACAAACTGAAGCAAGTGAAAAAGCTGTAGATGACGCACCTTCTTCAGATGCAGTGGAAAATGTACCTGCCAGCATAAAGAATTCCCCAATCAAACACTTAGGTGGTTCAGAGAGTGCTGCAACAGTTCATTCTCCTATGCTTCAGAATGCTGATTTCCTTAAAGAAATCAAGACCTCTGGCATAAAAGCTGAACCAGGCAGTTCGATTCCACCAAGATTTACAGAAATTGATTCAAGTTTTACCATTCAACTAAACTCTTTGACAACAACCAAGAAATCTGCAAGCAAGGCATCTGctacagtgaaaaatattgCTGATGTTTCGGATAACAAAGAGAACATTGCGAGCTGCGGTAGTAAGGTTCTTACAAAAGAGAGCGTAAAAATAGCCAAAGACATTGCTGAGAAAGTAGACAAAAACAAGGATTTGAGTGAGCTGAGTATGAGAAAGCTGACCAAGATGTTGAAAGAGAAACTACAGATCACAAATAAATCGAGCAAAGATGAAAATGGCAATAAG GCGATAACGAGGCCAGCTCTGCAAGCGCTTCCAGAGAACAGAATGGGGAACAAAACCGAAAGCAGCTGA
- the LOC140989214 gene encoding uncharacterized protein isoform X3 translates to MDSQSLTRRQLQSLCKRNSIPANMTNIAMADALKSLDFVEGIEEISQPKESESAQSSIESPAKLEVTSPYVPPTGGRTTRRRTIAKEEPQTLQPMTRTRGTARKTQAKNKEESRADATETPTVVAQSSRRRVPVASACRKMESQFKECAEEDEKKGVPLTPVALEVTGRRRGLKKESEVRRVYSTRRSARLAEKNVEISREVKNEKPEILRSDLFMKEEGEGYNMEMNVKEVSDGVHEVSEITGIEVETSSEKNFRRVDVTEVSSGQKQDISDENDESHVEDKLSQNSETDYPNLEMDQCIDAGDEQLNVHCEAGSKLDGEIADETEPSNGSELDGEIADETEPSNGGNVAMTLNESNDHVEDGHEFADDVKRDEVGKENEMNPTNEVGNGVKQAGEEKPVGNIIAAEEEVSESVVANINWQLNCSETGTVDSTLHLNAEFLEMESNPIKGTESQPLGKILCDEVENLQTEASEKAVDDAPSSDAVENVPASIKNSPIKHLGGSESAATVHSPMLQNADFLKEIKTSGIKAEPGSSIPPRFTEIDSSFTIQLNSLTTTKKSASKASATVKNIADVSDNKENIASCGSKVLTKESVKIAKDIAEKVDKNKDLSELSMRKLTKMLKEKLQITNKSSKDENGNKAITRPALQALPENRMGNKTESS, encoded by the exons ATGGATTCTCAGAGTCTTACGAGGAGGCAGTTGCAATCTCTGTGCAAGAGGAATAGCATTCCAGCTAACATGACGAATATTGCTATGGCTGACGCTCTCAAATCTCTTGATTTT GTTGAAGGGATTGAGGAGATCTCACAACCCAAGGAATCCGAATCAGCACAATCATCAATTGAATCCCCTGCAAAATTAGAGGTAACATCTCCATATGTTCCTCCGACTGGTGGTAGGACTACACGCCGGAGAACTATTGCAAAAGAAGAGCCCCAAACTTTGCAACCAATGACTAGGACACGGGGCACAGCTAGAAAAACCCAGGCCAAAAACAAGGAGGAATCAAGAGCTGATGCAACCGAAACTCCAACAGTGGTGGCCCAATCTTCGAGAAGGAGGGTTCCAGTTGCGTCAGCTTGCAGGAAAATGGAGTCCCAGTTTAAGGAATGCGCAGAAGAGGACGAAAAAAAGGGTGTTCCGTTGACTCCAGTAGCATTGGAAGTTACTGGTCGGAGAAGGGGATTGAAGAAGGAGAGTGAGGTTAGGCGAGTTTATAGCACTCGTCGATCAGCAAGGTTGGCAGAGAAGAATGTGGAGATATCGCGTGAGGTGAAGAATGAAAAGCCCGAGATTTTGAGGAGTGATTTGTTTATGAAAGAAGAAGGTGAAGGTTATAATATGGAGATGAACGTGAAAGAGGTCTCAGATGGTGTGCATGAAGTATCAGAAATTACtg GAATCGAAGTAGAAACATCCTCGGAGAAGAATTTTAGGAGAGTGGATGTTACAGAAGTTTCTTCAGGTCAAAAACAAGATATATCAGATGAGAATGATGAAAGCCATGTGGAAGATAAACTGAGCCAGAACTCCGAAACTGACTATCCTAACCTGGAGATGGATCAGTGTATTGATGCAGGAGATGAACAACTAAACGTCCATTGTGAGGCAGGTTCAAAGCTGGATGGGGAGATAGCAGATGAAACAGAACCTTCTAATGGTTCAGAGCTGGATGGGGAGATAGCCGATGAAACAGAACCTTCTAACGGTGGAAATGTCGCAATGACACTGAATGAGAGCAATGACCATGTTGAAGATGGCCATG AATTTGCAGATGATGTGAAGCGAGATGAGgtaggaaaagaaaatgaaatgaaCCCGACTAATGAAGTGGGTAATGGAGTGAAACAAGCCGGTGAAGAAAAGCCGGTGGGAAACATAAtagctgctgaggaggaggtaTCGGAGAGTGTGGTTGCCAACATAAACTGGCAGCTTAACTGCTCGGAGACAGGAACGGTTGATTCTACTCTTCATCTGAATGCTGAATTTCTTGAAATGGAGTCGAACCCAATTAAAGGCACTGAAT CACAGCCACTTGGAAAAATTTTATGTGATGAAGTTGAAAATCTACAAACTGAAGCAAGTGAAAAAGCTGTAGATGACGCACCTTCTTCAGATGCAGTGGAAAATGTACCTGCCAGCATAAAGAATTCCCCAATCAAACACTTAGGTGGTTCAGAGAGTGCTGCAACAGTTCATTCTCCTATGCTTCAGAATGCTGATTTCCTTAAAGAAATCAAGACCTCTGGCATAAAAGCTGAACCAGGCAGTTCGATTCCACCAAGATTTACAGAAATTGATTCAAGTTTTACCATTCAACTAAACTCTTTGACAACAACCAAGAAATCTGCAAGCAAGGCATCTGctacagtgaaaaatattgCTGATGTTTCGGATAACAAAGAGAACATTGCGAGCTGCGGTAGTAAGGTTCTTACAAAAGAGAGCGTAAAAATAGCCAAAGACATTGCTGAGAAAGTAGACAAAAACAAGGATTTGAGTGAGCTGAGTATGAGAAAGCTGACCAAGATGTTGAAAGAGAAACTACAGATCACAAATAAATCGAGCAAAGATGAAAATGGCAATAAG GCGATAACGAGGCCAGCTCTGCAAGCGCTTCCAGAGAACAGAATGGGGAACAAAACCGAAAGCAGCTGA
- the LOC140989214 gene encoding uncharacterized protein isoform X2 codes for MDSQSLTRRQLQSLCKRNSIPANMTNIAMADALKSLDFVEGIEEISQPKESESAQSSIESPAKLEVTSPYVPPTGGRTTRRRTIAKEEPQTLQPMTRTRGTARKTQAKNKEESRADATETPTVVAQSSRRRVPVASACRKMESQFKECAEEDEKKGVPLTPVALEVTGRRRGLKKESEVRRVYSTRRSARLAEKNVEISREVKNEKPEILRSDLFMKEEGEGYNMEMNVKEVSDGVHEVSEITGIEVETSSEKNFRRVDVTEVSSGQKQDISDENDESHVEDKLSQNSETDYPNLEMDQCIDAGDEQLNVHCEAGSKLDGEIADETEPSNGSELDGEIADETEPSNGGNVAMTLNESNDHVEDGHDDVKRDEVGKENEMNPTNEVGNGVKQAGEEKPVGNIIAAEEEVSESVVANINWQLNCSETGTVDSTLHLNAEFLEMESNPIKGTECGVQKSSSREAQPLGKILCDEVENLQTEASEKAVDDAPSSDAVENVPASIKNSPIKHLGGSESAATVHSPMLQNADFLKEIKTSGIKAEPGSSIPPRFTEIDSSFTIQLNSLTTTKKSASKASATVKNIADVSDNKENIASCGSKVLTKESVKIAKDIAEKVDKNKDLSELSMRKLTKMLKEKLQITNKSSKDENGNKAITRPALQALPENRMGNKTESS; via the exons ATGGATTCTCAGAGTCTTACGAGGAGGCAGTTGCAATCTCTGTGCAAGAGGAATAGCATTCCAGCTAACATGACGAATATTGCTATGGCTGACGCTCTCAAATCTCTTGATTTT GTTGAAGGGATTGAGGAGATCTCACAACCCAAGGAATCCGAATCAGCACAATCATCAATTGAATCCCCTGCAAAATTAGAGGTAACATCTCCATATGTTCCTCCGACTGGTGGTAGGACTACACGCCGGAGAACTATTGCAAAAGAAGAGCCCCAAACTTTGCAACCAATGACTAGGACACGGGGCACAGCTAGAAAAACCCAGGCCAAAAACAAGGAGGAATCAAGAGCTGATGCAACCGAAACTCCAACAGTGGTGGCCCAATCTTCGAGAAGGAGGGTTCCAGTTGCGTCAGCTTGCAGGAAAATGGAGTCCCAGTTTAAGGAATGCGCAGAAGAGGACGAAAAAAAGGGTGTTCCGTTGACTCCAGTAGCATTGGAAGTTACTGGTCGGAGAAGGGGATTGAAGAAGGAGAGTGAGGTTAGGCGAGTTTATAGCACTCGTCGATCAGCAAGGTTGGCAGAGAAGAATGTGGAGATATCGCGTGAGGTGAAGAATGAAAAGCCCGAGATTTTGAGGAGTGATTTGTTTATGAAAGAAGAAGGTGAAGGTTATAATATGGAGATGAACGTGAAAGAGGTCTCAGATGGTGTGCATGAAGTATCAGAAATTACtg GAATCGAAGTAGAAACATCCTCGGAGAAGAATTTTAGGAGAGTGGATGTTACAGAAGTTTCTTCAGGTCAAAAACAAGATATATCAGATGAGAATGATGAAAGCCATGTGGAAGATAAACTGAGCCAGAACTCCGAAACTGACTATCCTAACCTGGAGATGGATCAGTGTATTGATGCAGGAGATGAACAACTAAACGTCCATTGTGAGGCAGGTTCAAAGCTGGATGGGGAGATAGCAGATGAAACAGAACCTTCTAATGGTTCAGAGCTGGATGGGGAGATAGCCGATGAAACAGAACCTTCTAACGGTGGAAATGTCGCAATGACACTGAATGAGAGCAATGACCATGTTGAAGATGGCCATG ATGATGTGAAGCGAGATGAGgtaggaaaagaaaatgaaatgaaCCCGACTAATGAAGTGGGTAATGGAGTGAAACAAGCCGGTGAAGAAAAGCCGGTGGGAAACATAAtagctgctgaggaggaggtaTCGGAGAGTGTGGTTGCCAACATAAACTGGCAGCTTAACTGCTCGGAGACAGGAACGGTTGATTCTACTCTTCATCTGAATGCTGAATTTCTTGAAATGGAGTCGAACCCAATTAAAGGCACTGAATGTGGAGTTCAAAAATCATCCAGTAGAGAAGCACAGCCACTTGGAAAAATTTTATGTGATGAAGTTGAAAATCTACAAACTGAAGCAAGTGAAAAAGCTGTAGATGACGCACCTTCTTCAGATGCAGTGGAAAATGTACCTGCCAGCATAAAGAATTCCCCAATCAAACACTTAGGTGGTTCAGAGAGTGCTGCAACAGTTCATTCTCCTATGCTTCAGAATGCTGATTTCCTTAAAGAAATCAAGACCTCTGGCATAAAAGCTGAACCAGGCAGTTCGATTCCACCAAGATTTACAGAAATTGATTCAAGTTTTACCATTCAACTAAACTCTTTGACAACAACCAAGAAATCTGCAAGCAAGGCATCTGctacagtgaaaaatattgCTGATGTTTCGGATAACAAAGAGAACATTGCGAGCTGCGGTAGTAAGGTTCTTACAAAAGAGAGCGTAAAAATAGCCAAAGACATTGCTGAGAAAGTAGACAAAAACAAGGATTTGAGTGAGCTGAGTATGAGAAAGCTGACCAAGATGTTGAAAGAGAAACTACAGATCACAAATAAATCGAGCAAAGATGAAAATGGCAATAAG GCGATAACGAGGCCAGCTCTGCAAGCGCTTCCAGAGAACAGAATGGGGAACAAAACCGAAAGCAGCTGA